The following coding sequences are from one Fibrobacter sp. UWR4 window:
- a CDS encoding ATP-dependent helicase gives MANIVDGSVLDRELNAEQAAAAKKIDGPMLILAGAGSGKTRAITYKIAHIVSCHHVESDRILAVTFTNKAAREMKDRIQKLLDCRMNFSWMGTFHSVCLKLLKLCLSKESVVAAMSDSSGKWFDGNFSIYDDDDQKRILKEIMKADNENVEASDIKKVHSAISRYKNTVLYKGGVATLQTPEVAKNRADYPDEELRAKYYGLYQKKLRESNAMDFDDLLFNTVLLLQRLPKLAEQLSTRFQYVVVDEYQDTNDVQYELLKLLINEQRNVTVVGDDDQSIYGWRGANIKIIRNFHQDFAPVTVVKLERNYRSTSNIVQGAGSVIAHNIRPEGMEKVVFSKEEAGELIHVCNFMDDRGEASAIADTIAKAGPDFYSRTAVFYRTNAQSRALEKALNDRRIPSVIFGGTRFWDRKEIKDVLAYLRLLSNDRDDAAFLRVINTPPRAIGKTTVENILEKERLGEGSFWENLLEEANGLGRSAPKLRGFTDLILTWKDLIMAGETPLPILAERIINDIGYKEFLRKEDEITADERIGNLDEMVNAIREFDEDHPGATLEAFLQDISLLTDGDKKVDTSKGLVPLMTIHMAKGLEFNTVHIAGCDEEIFPLVRGGMMMSSQEQNEQMEEERRLFYVGCTRAEKVLYLYHAERRFFQGNIRPFAPSRFLKELDPSVVDVHDRRDGFGGGFDDFNQDYPRQGGFSRPMRPSFPSSSSFPKRPASPSGSFSRSSGFGGGNGFNNGFGRPAPVPPSIRKNDRRIVFKNPVTVPNPAAKPSGPRVVFDEFSENPFQNGVKVRHVKYGVGTVMNCYGTGDNARVDVVFGDNVTRTIVLKYAALQIVK, from the coding sequence ATGGCTAATATTGTAGATGGAAGTGTTCTTGATAGAGAGTTGAATGCGGAACAGGCCGCTGCCGCAAAGAAAATCGATGGCCCCATGCTGATTTTGGCTGGCGCAGGTTCGGGAAAGACCCGTGCCATTACCTATAAGATTGCCCACATAGTCTCTTGCCATCATGTGGAGTCTGACCGGATTCTTGCAGTGACCTTTACCAATAAGGCCGCCCGCGAAATGAAGGATCGTATCCAGAAGTTGCTGGATTGCAGGATGAACTTTAGCTGGATGGGGACGTTCCACTCTGTCTGCCTTAAGTTGCTGAAACTCTGCCTTTCCAAGGAATCCGTGGTTGCAGCCATGTCCGATTCCAGTGGCAAATGGTTTGACGGCAATTTCTCCATCTATGACGATGACGACCAAAAACGTATCCTCAAGGAAATCATGAAGGCGGATAATGAAAATGTGGAAGCCTCCGACATCAAGAAGGTTCATTCCGCCATTTCCCGCTATAAGAATACCGTCCTTTACAAGGGAGGCGTTGCGACCCTGCAGACTCCCGAAGTGGCGAAGAACCGTGCGGATTATCCTGACGAAGAGCTGCGTGCCAAGTATTATGGTTTGTACCAGAAGAAATTGAGAGAATCCAATGCCATGGATTTTGACGATCTTCTGTTCAATACGGTTCTCCTGTTGCAGCGTCTTCCCAAACTTGCCGAACAGTTGTCGACGCGCTTCCAGTATGTAGTGGTGGATGAATACCAGGATACGAACGATGTTCAGTACGAATTGCTGAAGCTCTTGATTAACGAGCAGCGTAACGTGACTGTAGTGGGGGATGACGACCAGAGTATTTATGGTTGGCGAGGCGCCAATATCAAGATTATCCGCAATTTCCACCAGGACTTTGCACCTGTGACTGTGGTTAAGTTGGAAAGGAACTACCGTTCTACGTCCAACATTGTCCAGGGAGCTGGTTCCGTCATTGCCCATAATATCCGTCCTGAGGGCATGGAGAAAGTGGTGTTCTCCAAGGAAGAAGCTGGAGAACTGATTCATGTCTGTAACTTTATGGACGATCGTGGCGAAGCCTCTGCCATTGCGGATACCATCGCCAAGGCTGGGCCTGATTTCTACTCCAGGACGGCTGTATTCTACCGCACCAATGCACAGTCCCGTGCTCTTGAAAAAGCCCTGAACGATCGTCGTATTCCGTCCGTGATTTTCGGGGGAACCCGCTTCTGGGACCGTAAGGAAATCAAGGATGTCCTGGCTTACTTGCGTCTTCTTTCCAATGATCGCGATGATGCCGCTTTCCTTCGAGTCATTAATACACCGCCTAGAGCCATCGGTAAGACGACTGTCGAAAATATCCTGGAAAAGGAGCGCCTGGGGGAAGGCTCCTTCTGGGAGAATCTCCTGGAAGAGGCAAATGGCCTTGGACGCTCGGCGCCCAAGCTCCGCGGCTTTACGGATTTGATCCTTACCTGGAAGGACTTGATTATGGCTGGTGAAACTCCGCTGCCTATTCTTGCGGAACGGATCATCAATGATATTGGTTATAAGGAGTTCCTCCGCAAGGAAGATGAAATTACTGCCGATGAACGTATCGGCAACCTGGACGAAATGGTGAACGCCATCCGCGAATTTGACGAAGACCATCCTGGCGCTACCCTGGAAGCCTTCCTTCAGGATATTTCCCTCCTAACTGATGGAGACAAGAAGGTGGATACATCCAAGGGGCTGGTGCCCCTGATGACGATTCACATGGCCAAGGGCTTGGAATTTAACACAGTCCATATTGCTGGATGTGACGAGGAAATTTTCCCGTTAGTCCGAGGCGGCATGATGATGTCTTCTCAGGAACAGAATGAGCAGATGGAAGAAGAACGCCGACTGTTCTACGTAGGCTGTACCCGTGCGGAAAAGGTCCTTTACCTGTATCATGCAGAACGTCGATTCTTCCAGGGGAATATCCGCCCCTTCGCACCGTCCAGATTCCTGAAGGAATTGGATCCTTCTGTAGTGGATGTTCATGATCGTAGAGATGGTTTTGGTGGCGGTTTTGATGACTTCAATCAGGATTACCCTCGCCAGGGAGGCTTCTCTAGGCCTATGCGTCCTAGCTTCCCGTCGTCTTCGTCTTTCCCGAAGCGACCTGCTTCTCCCAGCGGGTCTTTCTCAAGGTCCAGTGGCTTCGGCGGTGGCAATGGATTTAATAACGGCTTTGGTCGACCGGCTCCTGTACCTCCCTCCATCAGGAAGAACGACCGTCGCATTGTGTTCAAGAATCCGGTGACGGTCCCCAATCCGGCAGCAAAACCCTCCGGTCCTCGCGTTGTATTCGATGAATTCAGCGAGAATCCTTTCCAGAACGGAGTGAAGGTTCGTCACGTAAAGTATGGTGTCGGTACGGTGATGAACTGTTACGGTACTGGGGATAATGCCCGTGTGGATGTTGTTTTCGGGGATAATGTAACCCGTACGATCGTCCTGAAGTACGCAGCCCTGCAAATTGTGAAATAG
- the gatC gene encoding Asp-tRNA(Asn)/Glu-tRNA(Gln) amidotransferase subunit GatC, with the protein MLENSEVLKLAKLSRLSVSEEEIPALKGHLDKMLAHLDALKALDLSHVEPMTAVENGATILREDVPMQGFSLDQAFANAPAVENDHFAIPKVIGG; encoded by the coding sequence ATGCTCGAAAATAGTGAAGTTTTGAAATTGGCTAAGCTGTCTCGTCTCAGCGTTTCTGAAGAAGAAATTCCGGCTCTCAAGGGCCATCTGGACAAGATGCTCGCTCATCTGGATGCCCTCAAGGCTCTGGATCTCTCTCATGTGGAACCGATGACCGCTGTTGAGAACGGCGCTACCATTCTTCGTGAAGATGTTCCCATGCAGGGTTTTTCTCTAGATCAGGCTTTTGCTAACGCCCCGGCAGTGGAAAACGACCACTTTGCCATTCCTAAGGTTATTGGCGGCTAG